In a single window of the Bactrocera dorsalis isolate Fly_Bdor chromosome 2, ASM2337382v1, whole genome shotgun sequence genome:
- the LOC105222927 gene encoding Na(+)/H(+) exchange regulatory cofactor NHE-RF1 isoform X2 translates to MRSIAIYLCIGLCAYQYKLAKRPFNFSSGLSTVLYVTYKEMHRSENNENRDVVYPEISSTKVCHIVKRSDFEGYGFNLHSERIKPGQYVGKVDVNSPAEVSGLKEGYRIIEVNGVNISQESHKHVVQRIKAISNEVRLLIVDDKSIKELAAEKSSPLPKSINEKINSKELEVEKQRSNASSGDMIMRKPVTNYDANTTQKHDYNNKDEQNNATTAYNFHEMHLEKDDETRPQLCIKGSNTASSGGLELPMTAAEMRAKLLSKKKYDPKNEIVDLKKKFEIIQKL, encoded by the exons ATGCGTTCTATTGCGATTTACTTGTGTATAGGCTTGTGCGCATACCAATACAAGTTGGCGAAAAG ACCATTCAATTTTTCAAGTGGCTTATCAACTGTGTTATATGTGACGTACAAAGAAATGCATCGTAGTGAAAATAACGAAAATCGCGATGTGGTTTACCCAGAAATATCTTCCACTAAGGTTTGTCATATTGTAAAACGTTCAGATTTTGAAGGATATGGATTTAATTTGCATTCAGAGAGAATAAAGCCCGGACAATATGTGGGGAAAGTTGATGTGAATTCTCCAGCAGAAGTATCGGGATTGAAGGAAGGTTACCGTATCATTGAAGTTAATGGTGTAAACATAAGTCAAGAGTCTCACAAGCACGTAGTGCAGCGAATTAAGGCCATTTCAAATGAAGTGAGATTATTAATAGTTGATGACAAATCTATTAAAGAACTTGCAGCTGAAAAATCTTCACCATTGCCAAAGtctattaatgaaaaaataaattcaaaagaaCTGGAAGTTGAAAAACAGAGATCAAATGCAAGCAGTGGGGATATGATTATGAGAAAGCCTGTTACCAATTACGATGCAAATACAACACAGAAACACGATTACAACAATAAAGATGAACAAAACAATGCGACTACCGCATACAATTTCCATGAAATGCATTTGGAGAAGGACGATGAAACACGTCCACAATTATGTATAAAGGGTTCTAATACAGCTTCAAGTGGTGGACTTGAACTTCCAATGACCGCAGCAGAAATGAGGGCTAAACTTTTATCTAAGAAAAAATATGATCCCAAAAATGAAATTGTAGATCtaaagaaaaagtttgaaataatACAGaaactttga
- the LOC105222927 gene encoding Na(+)/H(+) exchange regulatory cofactor NHE-RF1 isoform X1, producing MFFFFTGVETAYAVIAKLTTVRQSFLLFARPFNFSSGLSTVLYVTYKEMHRSENNENRDVVYPEISSTKVCHIVKRSDFEGYGFNLHSERIKPGQYVGKVDVNSPAEVSGLKEGYRIIEVNGVNISQESHKHVVQRIKAISNEVRLLIVDDKSIKELAAEKSSPLPKSINEKINSKELEVEKQRSNASSGDMIMRKPVTNYDANTTQKHDYNNKDEQNNATTAYNFHEMHLEKDDETRPQLCIKGSNTASSGGLELPMTAAEMRAKLLSKKKYDPKNEIVDLKKKFEIIQKL from the exons atgttcttcttctttactggcgtggaaaccgcttacgcggttatagccaagttaacaacagtaCGCCAGTCGTTTCTGCTTTTCGCAAG ACCATTCAATTTTTCAAGTGGCTTATCAACTGTGTTATATGTGACGTACAAAGAAATGCATCGTAGTGAAAATAACGAAAATCGCGATGTGGTTTACCCAGAAATATCTTCCACTAAGGTTTGTCATATTGTAAAACGTTCAGATTTTGAAGGATATGGATTTAATTTGCATTCAGAGAGAATAAAGCCCGGACAATATGTGGGGAAAGTTGATGTGAATTCTCCAGCAGAAGTATCGGGATTGAAGGAAGGTTACCGTATCATTGAAGTTAATGGTGTAAACATAAGTCAAGAGTCTCACAAGCACGTAGTGCAGCGAATTAAGGCCATTTCAAATGAAGTGAGATTATTAATAGTTGATGACAAATCTATTAAAGAACTTGCAGCTGAAAAATCTTCACCATTGCCAAAGtctattaatgaaaaaataaattcaaaagaaCTGGAAGTTGAAAAACAGAGATCAAATGCAAGCAGTGGGGATATGATTATGAGAAAGCCTGTTACCAATTACGATGCAAATACAACACAGAAACACGATTACAACAATAAAGATGAACAAAACAATGCGACTACCGCATACAATTTCCATGAAATGCATTTGGAGAAGGACGATGAAACACGTCCACAATTATGTATAAAGGGTTCTAATACAGCTTCAAGTGGTGGACTTGAACTTCCAATGACCGCAGCAGAAATGAGGGCTAAACTTTTATCTAAGAAAAAATATGATCCCAAAAATGAAATTGTAGATCtaaagaaaaagtttgaaataatACAGaaactttga
- the LOC105222927 gene encoding Na(+)/H(+) exchange regulatory cofactor NHE-RF1 isoform X3, which yields MGPFNFSSGLSTVLYVTYKEMHRSENNENRDVVYPEISSTKVCHIVKRSDFEGYGFNLHSERIKPGQYVGKVDVNSPAEVSGLKEGYRIIEVNGVNISQESHKHVVQRIKAISNEVRLLIVDDKSIKELAAEKSSPLPKSINEKINSKELEVEKQRSNASSGDMIMRKPVTNYDANTTQKHDYNNKDEQNNATTAYNFHEMHLEKDDETRPQLCIKGSNTASSGGLELPMTAAEMRAKLLSKKKYDPKNEIVDLKKKFEIIQKL from the exons atggg ACCATTCAATTTTTCAAGTGGCTTATCAACTGTGTTATATGTGACGTACAAAGAAATGCATCGTAGTGAAAATAACGAAAATCGCGATGTGGTTTACCCAGAAATATCTTCCACTAAGGTTTGTCATATTGTAAAACGTTCAGATTTTGAAGGATATGGATTTAATTTGCATTCAGAGAGAATAAAGCCCGGACAATATGTGGGGAAAGTTGATGTGAATTCTCCAGCAGAAGTATCGGGATTGAAGGAAGGTTACCGTATCATTGAAGTTAATGGTGTAAACATAAGTCAAGAGTCTCACAAGCACGTAGTGCAGCGAATTAAGGCCATTTCAAATGAAGTGAGATTATTAATAGTTGATGACAAATCTATTAAAGAACTTGCAGCTGAAAAATCTTCACCATTGCCAAAGtctattaatgaaaaaataaattcaaaagaaCTGGAAGTTGAAAAACAGAGATCAAATGCAAGCAGTGGGGATATGATTATGAGAAAGCCTGTTACCAATTACGATGCAAATACAACACAGAAACACGATTACAACAATAAAGATGAACAAAACAATGCGACTACCGCATACAATTTCCATGAAATGCATTTGGAGAAGGACGATGAAACACGTCCACAATTATGTATAAAGGGTTCTAATACAGCTTCAAGTGGTGGACTTGAACTTCCAATGACCGCAGCAGAAATGAGGGCTAAACTTTTATCTAAGAAAAAATATGATCCCAAAAATGAAATTGTAGATCtaaagaaaaagtttgaaataatACAGaaactttga
- the LOC105222927 gene encoding Na(+)/H(+) exchange regulatory cofactor NHE-RF1 isoform X4 — MHRSENNENRDVVYPEISSTKVCHIVKRSDFEGYGFNLHSERIKPGQYVGKVDVNSPAEVSGLKEGYRIIEVNGVNISQESHKHVVQRIKAISNEVRLLIVDDKSIKELAAEKSSPLPKSINEKINSKELEVEKQRSNASSGDMIMRKPVTNYDANTTQKHDYNNKDEQNNATTAYNFHEMHLEKDDETRPQLCIKGSNTASSGGLELPMTAAEMRAKLLSKKKYDPKNEIVDLKKKFEIIQKL; from the coding sequence ATGCATCGTAGTGAAAATAACGAAAATCGCGATGTGGTTTACCCAGAAATATCTTCCACTAAGGTTTGTCATATTGTAAAACGTTCAGATTTTGAAGGATATGGATTTAATTTGCATTCAGAGAGAATAAAGCCCGGACAATATGTGGGGAAAGTTGATGTGAATTCTCCAGCAGAAGTATCGGGATTGAAGGAAGGTTACCGTATCATTGAAGTTAATGGTGTAAACATAAGTCAAGAGTCTCACAAGCACGTAGTGCAGCGAATTAAGGCCATTTCAAATGAAGTGAGATTATTAATAGTTGATGACAAATCTATTAAAGAACTTGCAGCTGAAAAATCTTCACCATTGCCAAAGtctattaatgaaaaaataaattcaaaagaaCTGGAAGTTGAAAAACAGAGATCAAATGCAAGCAGTGGGGATATGATTATGAGAAAGCCTGTTACCAATTACGATGCAAATACAACACAGAAACACGATTACAACAATAAAGATGAACAAAACAATGCGACTACCGCATACAATTTCCATGAAATGCATTTGGAGAAGGACGATGAAACACGTCCACAATTATGTATAAAGGGTTCTAATACAGCTTCAAGTGGTGGACTTGAACTTCCAATGACCGCAGCAGAAATGAGGGCTAAACTTTTATCTAAGAAAAAATATGATCCCAAAAATGAAATTGTAGATCtaaagaaaaagtttgaaataatACAGaaactttga